The genomic stretch TGAAAGGTACTTTGCCCATCAAGGTTTGAAATTCTTTTAATTTAAGGCACATACACAATAATTTCACCAATAGGGTATGTCCCCTTCCACCCACAAGGCCAACCTCCTTGCTTATAAACTTCAAAGATTTTTTCATAAAAATTATCTGTTTTCCCATTAACTAATCGATTTAATGCACACATCGTGAGGTCTCCCTCAACTTCCTCATTAATATCAATATAATCAAAAGGAAGAAAGTCATTCGAGTAATTGTCATGGTCACTAAAAAAATCATATAAATCATCTTGCTGAGTTACTAAATCCAAATTATATACCTTTTCAACAATACTTTCTGCTTCCTGTGATTTAACATATTCCCATAAAATATCAACTTCACTTGAGTCCTGAGACCAGGCAAGGTTTTGAGCTTCACTGAAATCATTTATTACCTCTAAGTTATTTACATGAAAGTTATTCTTATTAAACATCTTATTATTACGAATAAAATCCATTACTTCTTCTACTAATTGAGTGTTTTCACCAAATTTCATTTAGATAACCACCTTTCCCATAACTCTTCTGTTGCTCCACCGCCTCTGTTCCAAATAGGCAGGTTTTTATTTTTACCATTTTTGTAAAATTCCTCAATATTATTTATTTTAGTCTTATATAACGGTAATCCATTTTCCACTCCCTTTTTTAGCTTTTGTTGTAGTTCATATACTTGTTTTTCTAACACTGCTATACCTTGATTAACATCCATTTTATCAAGCTGTTTTCTTACAACATTGTTATAAACGCTATGAAAGCCTCTATGTCTAGATAGACTACTAACATCGTCAGAAGGTATAGGTAAAAATATACCGTTTGTAGAGTCATTCATTTCCATTCCAATTTTTTTAATAACTGGATGTTTATTTAATTGAGAAGGAATTATATGTTGTGCTTGATAACCTTTCCAACTTGTAGAGCGAGGTAACCCCATTGACTCTAGTAAGTTTTTACCTAATTTAGTTGGGTCTCCTGAGGTAGGGTTTCCAGGAGTACCTGGAATAAGTCTATTAGCATTATCTATACCCTTAGAAACATCCTGAACACTCTCAACATTCCGAACGCTCTCAACCTCTTTACCCTTCTTCTCTACTCCAACAGGTTTCTCCACACGCTCCACATTCGGATTCCCCACAAATCTCCCTGTTTCTGGGCCTTGGTATCGCTTGACTTTTGGGTTGTAGATGGGTGTGATTATCTACATCGCTTGCTGCTTCACGTTCTGCAAGGTTTCCCTTACCGTCTGCTGGGCAAGCGCTGGACCGGTTGGCGCTAGTTCAGGCATGAGCCTTGGCATGGTGCTGTCTAAAATACTCGTATACGTTTTATGTAATGACAGTGTCCACGATGCCGGTGCAGTTTTGACGCTTTGGTACGCTTGTTTGGTGACGTTGGCAACCGCACTTGTGCGAAGCGTATTGCGCATTTGCGTGAGCTTTCCGGTTTCTTTTGTCACCACGGCTTGACCCATATTGGCTGCGTAGCGCGTCGATAGGGCACCTGCGCCTGCAATGCCGAGCGATTGGAATAGGCTGTTTTGGCGCTGTTCTTCGGAGATCGCATTGCCGAACATGTCTTTTCCCGTTGTGAATTCGTACATGCCGTTTGCGGCGACTAGGCCGTAGAGACCTTTTTCTGCTTGTTCGAATGGTAAATCTAAGCATTATATATTTTAATTTATACCTTTACATAAAGAAAGCACTTGATTGTCTATTTAGGCAATCAAGTGCTTTCTTTTAATTTTATAACGTAATTCATTACTAATTCTAGCTGTAAACCCACGAGGCTCTTTAATTTCGTAAGATTTTGGTTTGTTCCCTGCAATAAATACAGCGTATGTTTAAAATGTCATCTTGCCTAATTATCATTCGTATTTATATTATTATGAAAAGTTCAGCCTTTAAATGTAGCTTTCTATAAGTATCCATTATTCTGATTCATATAAGTTATTAAAGAACCCAGTAAAACTATCTGCAAGGATAAACATATTGTCCATTTCGTCTTCAGGTTCTATATCATGAATCCAAAAATATACTTTTCCCTGATACTCTCCACTAACTCCTAATAAAATCTCATTTCCTCCAGGGTCATTACCAATTGAAATAAAATCTTCTGGTATTTCTCCTTCTAATACCTCAAATACTTTACCTAAATTACTTTTCATATCGCCAATTCCATAAAACTTATTGACTATACTTTCTCCTTCATCATCCGAGATTTTAAAGTTAGATTCTTGAGGAAATCCTCCATTGTATTCTAGTAGAAAATCAACATATTGCTTAGGTAGCGTAACTTCATACTCTTGTTCAAACTGTTTTATACCCTGTAAAGAAACTTTTGGATTTACACTAAGCATTTTGGTCATACTCTCACTCCTATATCATTACTTATTTTTCCCATTAACCTTTGATTGACCACCAATGTGCCTAAACTCTCTGTGGATATCTTCATCTACTAGCATCATTGTTTTTCCATCTTCATGATGATGCCACGTATAACCGTCTGGCGGCTTTCTAATATCTATTATTGGTGGATCAGTATCTTTTGTAAGTCTAGCTGCTTTGTTGGCATTTTCAAAATCTTTCGGATTATTTTTAGGCGAATGAACTTCTATTTTTACAGGCTTAACATTTGGATGCATAAAAGGTGTAAAATCTGGATAACCATTCGGGTAGCTTACTGATGTTCCAGACTTGTTAGTATAAGTCCAAGTACCATTATTTTCGATGAAGATACTTCCACCTTTTTTATACCACTTTTCAGGTATTGGAGAGTTCATTGGTTTAGTCTCCAATATCTCTTTAGTAAAATCTTCTATTTTCAACTTATTACCTTTAACCGTACCCTTAGAAACATCCTGAACACTCTCAACATTCCGAACGCGCTCAACCTCTTTACCCTTCTTCTCCACTCCAACGGGTTTCTCCACACGCTCCACATTCGGATTCGTCACAAATCTCCCTGTTTCTGGATCTTGGTATCGCTTGACTTTTGGATTGTAGATGGGCGTGATCATCTGCATCGCTTGCTGCTTCACGTTCTGCAAGGTTTCCCTTACCGTCTGCTGGGCAAACGCTGGACCGGCTGGGGCTCGTTTGGGCATGAGCCTTGGCATGGTGCTGTCTAAAATACTCGTATACGTTTTATGTAATGACTGTGTCCACGATGCGGGCGCGGTTTTGACACTATGGTACGCTTGTTTGGTGACGTTGGCAACGGTGGTTGTCCGCAAAATGTTGATTTGAACCTAAGTGATTATATATATTTTAATTTGTAAATCTTCATAAATAAAGCACTTGATTGCCTAGATAGACAATCAAGTGCTTTATTCAATGTTTTACTTCCTGTATAATTTAGTTGTGTAACTTAAGATCTCCGTAAATAACATCTATAAAGAGTCTTTAAAAACATCTACATCATTTTCGTTTAATACTGCTTTTATTTCATTACCTTCAAAAACAACTATATAGTCATTTGGTAAAGCAAGAACTTGTATGATCTCCGGTTTAATTTTTAGTAGTTGATAAGCATATAGAGCATACAACTCTGTAGTATTATCATCCTCTATAGGACCTATATACCAACCTGAATCTCCTTTTTCAACATCTCCATTTCTTTGTAAATATATTTTCTCGAGTTCTAGTACACCTTTAGAAAGTATGATTTTATCACTAAATTTTATTGATGAACCATCGACATTTATCTTTCTCAAAAAATGACCTTGTTCTAGTTGTACCCACAATGCTAAAGTTAAATCTTCTGTTATATCTTCAAATGGATTTCTAGAGTAATCAGGAGTAGTCAATATAAAATTCCCGGTTTCTCTCTCTTGTAAATAATAGACGGACCAACCAACTTGTAAAGAGAATCCATGAATTAATTTATTACGATCTACCTGTTCTAATATAGCAAACAAAATTTCTATTTGAGGTTCTAATTCTTTTTCGGCAGTCACTATAATGGTTTTGCCCATAATAATCTTTTCAAATTTCTTCATTTCTTCAACCTCTCTTCTATAGCTATTTTTAGAGATTCTCTAGCTTGTTTCTCTTTTTCTAGCATTTCCATTCTAACATTAACAGGAACCTCTCCCATCTTAGAATGTCCTTTCCAATCAGCCCAACTATGAGCTCCCTTAGATGCATTCGAAGATTTTCCAAGACCAACAAAATTATCTTTTAGATTTAGAATTTCTATTTGTTGTTCTCTAGTTAACCTACTAAATCCATCCATTTCAGTTATTTCTTTCATTGAAACAATATGGTCTGCTTCAAACTTATCAACTTCATACCCGTATACCGGGTCTACTTTAGGACCATCTGGATTAACCATTTTTCTTACATCGTTACTTGGTGTCTTTTTCCTCAAATTTTTATATTCGTCTTTTGTAATACCATTACCCGTACCCTTAGAAACATCCTGAACACTCTCAACATTCCGAACCAGCTCAACCTCTTTACCCTTCTTCTCCACTCCAACAGGTTTCTCCACACGCTCCACATTCGGATTAGCCACAAATCTCCCTGTCCCTGGGTCTTGGTACCGCTTGACTTTTGGGTTGTAAATGGGCGTAATCATCTGCATCGCTTGCTGCTTCACGTTCTGCAAGGTTTCCCTTACCGTCTGCTGGGCAAGCGCTGGACCGGCTGGCGCTAGTTCAGGCATGAACCTTGGCATGGTGCTGTCTAAAATACTCGTATACGTTTTATGTAATGACTGTGTCCACGATGCGGGCGCGGTTTTGACGCTATGGTACGCTTGTTTGGTGACGTTGGCAACCGCACTTGTGCGAAGCGTATTGCGCATTTGCGTGAGCTTTTCGGTTCCTTTTGTCACCACGGCTTGACCCATATTGGCTGCGTAGCGCGTCGATAGGGCACCTGCGCCTGCAATGCCGAGCGATTGGAACAGGCTGTTTTGGCGCTGCTCTTCGGAGATCGCATTGCCGAACATGTCTTTTCCCGTTGTGAATTCGTACATGCCGTTTGCGGCGACTAGGCCGTAGAGACCTTTTTCTGCTTGTTCAAGCGCTTTAAACGATTTGGACGTTTTGTACGCATCAAGCGCATGATCAGCAGCGTTGACACCTTTGGCGGTAACATAGATGGCTTTTCCGCCTTTAGCTGCGCGACCTGCCCAGCCGACAACGGGAATGAATCCAGCCGCTGCCATTGCCCCTGCCGCTACGCGTTCCGATGTTGAAAGCTCACGTCCCGTAACGGGATCTACGCCTTCGGCTGCTCGTTTATAATCATAATATCCTGTTACCTCTCCTGTAAAGGTTGAAACCGTATCCCACGTTTTTTCATACCACTTTTTATTAGCTTCTTCAACCGCTTGGCGCTCCGCTTCTTTTTTCAGCTCGTGAACATTTTTCATTTCTTCATGATACGTCACGTAGTTCGTTGCGTACTCGCTTGCTTCTTTTTGAACTTTATACAACTCACTTGCATGATACGCTTTTTGATCAAATAAAACTGGATACGCCTGTCCGCCTTGCGTCGTAGCTCCGTGTAAGCTGTTGGTTGCAGCTTGTGTCAGCAAATAATTTGATTCCATTTGCCTATAACCTTCTAACCACTCTGCATCCAATTTTTCAACTGCTTCAACCGTTTCATCCCGCTTTTTTTCTGCTTTATCGATTGAATCGTTAAAATCTTCGGCAGAAAACGCAGACAGTGACACTAAGTCGTCCACTTTATGCAAAATCGTTTGAAGATCTTCTCGCTGCTGAGCAACGAGTTCTTTCGCTTGGCTTACGGACTGTTTAAGATCATGCTCTAAAAACGATAGGTCAACTACTGTGTTTCCTGCTAGGTTCGCGTCTTCTGCTTTTACGTACAGCGCTGAGAAATATGACTTGGTCATTTGGACTAAATCAATCCAACACTTTGCGTTATCAACTTGGTATTCATAGAACTTCTTAATGTTGTCGGCACCTTTTCCTTGAAGGCTATCATCCAGCTTAGACACGGCAGCTAGCGCTTTGTGCAGGGTCTGCAGCTGGTCTTCAAGATTTTTATACGCTTTTTCTCGTTCTTTGGAAAAGGTTGAAATGCCCTTTGCATCGTATATTTTCCCCATTTGATTCACCCTTTTTCATTATGAACGCACAATGGCTTCGTCTTGTTCTTTTAATAATTTCACGTTAGCTTTGGTGTCCTGTACGCTTTTTTCTAAGGCTGTGATGTACGTTTTTAAAAGCTTTCCCAGCTCTTCTTCCTGTGACTTCCACTCATTTGTGGTTGAAAGATTGTTATCCCCGACATCGGAGTTTCCTGGGAGCGATAATTTTTGAATGGCTGTTTCGACGTCTTCAAGCTTTTGCATGACGTCTTCATAGTTGAGCTTGATTGATGTCATTATAGCTTTCTCCTAATCTCACTAATTTTATTCTCTAAATCTGCGACTGCATCTTCCCCTTTATTTAAAAGAGATTCCGCTTCGTTTACAAGGTAGCTAACACCGCTATAAAAGCCTTTTTGAGCCTCGTACCACGTGATTTTATGGTTAATCGCATTTATATAGTCGTCATAATCGTTCGTGATAATATCGTTGATTTCGTTGTATGCTTGCTTTCTGTTATCATCAAAGTCTGTGGATATATCACCTTTCCAGTGATCTCCTAAGTCTGGTTCCTTTACTTCTTTTATTTCTACTAATGACCGTGTCTTTTCGTTTTCGATCTCTGTTTTTGCGGTTTTTAAACGCTGAATTTTCTCTTCAGCATCCGCAACGTTTCCTGAGATTGTGCTTGAAAAATTTTGAAGCATTTGTTCAAATCCCATGAGGTTCACCTCTTTACCACTTTTTCCAATATTTATAGTTTAAAAGTTGCTCTTGATTAGAGAAATAGGAAATTTTTCTCTTTTTTCCACAGTAAGACAACGGTCCCTTAAATCCGCCAAAATAATAGGTATAAAGAATCACAAATGAAAAGCCGCTCTTTAGTCAGCTCTTCTTTCTTTCCATTCCCTTTTTAGTAAGCTATACATATACAAATCATCAAATTTTCCGCACGTGTGCTCATATTCTCTCAGCAATCCTTCTTGATGAAATCCAAGCTTTTCAACAAGCTTCTGCGATGATATGTTTTCTGGTTCAATTAGGGCTTGGATGCGATGTAGCTTCCAGTTTGAAAATCCATACTCGATGACTGCTTTCATAGCTTCAGCTGCAATGCCTTGCCTCCAGTATTCCTGATGAAGCTCGTATCCAACTGACGCTCTTTCATGACTAGATTCATAATCTAAAAAACCACAGCTTCCAATTATGACGCCTTCTTCTTTTAATGTAATGCCCCATCTCATCCCGGTACCTTCATTTACTATATTTCTGTACCAGCTGAGCTCGCTTTTCACATCATCAATCGTTTGAAAAGGCTCTAACCCCATATGCTTCATTACTACAGGATCAGATAAATACCTTAGCATATGAACGGCATCACTTTCTTTTGACTCACGGAGAGTGAGCCGCTTCGTATCCAATGTAGGTATGTTCATGTGTTTCTTCCTTTCTTAGCTAATATACTAAATCTAATTTTTTCACTTCACATTAGTAAAAAGCGAAACCAAATCCTTACATTAAGCGTATAAACTAGTACTAAGTCGTTTTCAAAAAATGAACGGAGGTGCTTTCTTGAAATTCCGATCTCATATCGACCGCTTTTTTGGTATGTTAATAACCACTTCTTTAGCAACCCTTGGCGTAGTATTTTTTCTTCCTCTTTTTTTAGACAGTGAAACAATTCTGCTTGATATTATTATTTCTATTGCATTATTTTTAGCTTGTGGAGGCGTCATGCTATGGTCTAGTTTTTTTGCGACGTATGAACTTCACTCTGATTATCTTATTGTTAAAGGGGGGGTATTTAAGATTCGTATTCCATATGAAGAAATCACAAAGATAGCCCCAACTCGTAATATTTTTACGGGATATAAAGTTCTCGCTTCAAAGGATGCTATTGAAATCTTTTATACATCTTCTCTTTTAGGAAGCGTAAAAATCTCACCGGCTAAGCGTGATCTTTTTCTTTCAGAGTTGAAAGCACGCTGCAACAGTAGCTCCTTTAAGTTTTAACGTATCTCTTTTATAAACCCAGTGCTTTTCGGCTGGTAGCCCATTTTTTGATAAAAAAGATGCGCAGCCAGCCGCTCATCTCGGTTGCCGCTATTTAATCCAATTGCCATGCAGCCTTGACTCTTCGCCCACCTTTCTGCTTCTTTGATCAACATTTTCCCGACGGCTTTTCTTCTAAATTTCTCATGAACAACAAATGCAACAATACGAGTATAAGAGCCATCGTATTCATAAAAATAGCTTTTACATAAGCCAGCCATTCCCGCTACTTCACCATCTATCTCTGCGATGAGCGTATGATAATCTGACGAAGCTTGAATAGCGGATAGCCTCACTTGCAGATCTTCAAAATTCGTTGGATAACCAAGCTGTTCCATAAGCGGAATTAGCTCTTTAACATCATGGTCTTGTAGAGATCGCACCTTCATCTTTGCACTCCCTTTTACACTATGAAATAATAAAACCAAACCCTAATAATTCCATTTTATCAAAAAAGCGGATGGGAAATAAACGTTTTTAAGAAAGGAGAATGAACGTGCGCAGTAAAGAAGAAGTAATGAATCTTATTTTGAGCTATGCGAAAAACGATGGCCGCGTACGCGCAGTTGGGATGTGTGGTTCACGTGTCAATCCCAAGGCACCTCGTGACCATTTTCAAGATTACGATATTGTTTTTATTGTATCTGAGATGGAAAGCTTCTTAAGTGACCCGACATGGGTTGACTATTTCGGAGAACGTTTTTTGACCCAAATGCCGGAACAAACAACGTTATTTCCGCCTTCATTAGGAGGAAAGTTCAGCTATCTCATGCTGTTTCAAGACTATACGCGAATTGATTTAACTCTTTGTCCGCTTTCACTTAAAGAAGACTGGAACCGTGGTGATGAAGGTATTTCAACCATATTGCTAGATAAAGATGATTTATTTAGGGCACCACAACTTCTAAGCGATAAACAGTATCATCTTCAAATGCCAACCGAAGCTAACTTTCTAGACTGTTGCAACGAATTTTGGTGGGTTTGTACGTACGTTGTCAAAGGCCTTTGCCGCAATGAATTTTTATATGCGGTAGACCATCTTACTTTTCACACACGAACAGAACTTCTTCGCATGATGTCCTGGCGCATCGGCACCGAGCGTGGCTTTACGTTTAGTTTAGGAAAAAACAATAAGTACCTGCCAAACTATCTCGAAAAGCATGAGTTTCTTGAGCTTCAAAGCACCTATGACGTATCGACGAATGAAAAGATTTGGCATGCACTCCAAGCTAGTCAAACGATGTTTATTCGCGAGTCTACGAAAGTGGCAAAAGCGCTTGATTTTCAAATCAATGAGCAGGAAGTAGCTAATAGCCTTACCTATACGCGTGAACATAAGAGAGTGTATGCGTGATGAGAACACAGGTAAACATTATTCAATGGTTTTTATAGAAAATAATTACTAAAATGGTATAATAAAGAAAAAAGGTGGCGGTGCTTTTTGGTGAAATATATAAAGTGGCCAGATTTACTATTTATGCTGATTCTAACTATTATTTTAGTTTTTGATTATTTTCCTAACCCAATGTTTACAAAAATCCTACCACAAGCTGCTTTTGTTTTATTCGTTAGCGTGATTGGGTTATTGTTTATACTTAGTATCATAATTAGAATCCGCTCGGAAGAAAAAATAGCTGAAGGCTTAATAGGACAACTTATTCTTACTGTCTACATTGTTGTAGTGATGACAATATTGTCGCTTTTAGGCGGTGAGTCTACTTCTGGTGTCTCTTTTAGCAACTGGATTTTCTGGGGCGTTCTCTCTCTTTCTCTGTTTGAAATTTATTCAAGATGGAAGAAAGTCAAACAAAAAGAAGCATAGGTATCGGACTTATGCTTCTTTCCTTTTATCATGCTCATCATTCTTTTCTATTACACTAGCTTATAATAAAACACCGTGGCATCCAGATTACCGTTGGCTGACAATGCATAGTTGGGAATTATCCCTGCTTTTGTGTACCCCATTGCTTGGTATAGTTCGTTTGATGGATCACCTTCTCTTGTATCTAATACAAGCAGTGAAATGCCATGCTTTTTCGCTTGGGCTTCAACTTTCTCCATTAATAAGCGGCCAATTCCTTTTCTTCGAAAACCAGGGTGCGTCATTAACTTTCCAACTTCAGCTCGGTGCTTTCCGTTTTCTTTTCTTTCTAAATATAGCTGAACGGTGCCCACTACTTTGCCTTCACTAGCTGCGATAAGCAGGACGGTATCATTTTGATTGACTCCACTCCAGTACATATTTGCTTGGTCGTTAGACAAAGGAGGCAAAAAGCCAATTGATGCCCCTCCTTCCACGCACGTCACTAAAAGCTCTGACAGATTTGATATATAGTCGGCTACGTTGTCTACTACTTGTAAATCAATCGTTTTAGTCATTCATTTTCTCTCCCAAATTATAAAGTAACATGCCCATTTACAAGGTCATGCTTTTTCATAAACGCTTCAACTTGATTATGAATATCTTCTGCATCTTTTCCAATCCACAGCAAATGTCCCCAATTATCAAGGAGGCAAAGCGTTGACGTTGGAATTGATTTTTTTGCGTGATGTGCATGCTCCAGGGAGACAGCTTGGTCGTTAAGGCTGTGCAGAATCAGAGTTGGGCTTTGGACCGTCGTCAGCAAGTGATTAAACCTCTTGGACGTATGCTGAAGATCTAAGATAAATCCTTCTCCTGAACGATAGCGATTATTCATACGCTGAAATGCTTCTAGATCTGAATCTTTCATCTCCTTCATAACCTCTTCTACAGAAAGTTTACTAAAAGACGGCACAAACTGTTTAAACATAAACTGTACGTAGCGGTTTGACAAACGAGCAACGAGCTTCCACGTCCACTTTTCAGTAAGTGGATGAAATGCCAGTTTCGCTAGCTTATAGTTGAGACTTCTTTTAGACAGCCACTCTTTTGTAATGGCACTTTGTAGAATTAAGCTATTTGTACGGTCTGGATACATTGACGCAAAGCTAATCCCGCTTGGTCCCCCTGCTGAAACTGCAATGATATGTACTTTTTTAATATGTAACTGATCTAACATCTTCCCGTAGCGGCGAGAAGCTAGTTCAAGCGTGTCGCCGAGTTCTTTTGAAGTAGCTCCGTATCCTGGCCTTGATGGTGTGATAATTGAAAAGCCGCTTTTCACAAGACGTTCATACCCTAACTCTTCACGGCAGTTCGAGTGCCCTCCGTGAAACAGCAAGATTGGAGTTCCTGTTCCAACAACTGAATACTCAAGCAGGTGCCCATCGACTTCCATATGATAAATGATTCGTTCCAACTGCTTCACCTCCATTTTCTATTCTTTACAAGATAGCCAAGAATACTAATCAATATTCGTTTATTCTTCTATTTCTCCTTTTCTGATCATCAGAAGATTGTTAAAATACCCCTATACTTCCAGATATCATTTTACACTGAAATGGTCAAATAAGTTAAACTAGAAAAAAGAAAGAAAAAATTACAATATACTGGTATATTGCTAGAAAAGGTAGGTAATGCAGCGTGTCTCACTTTGAAACAACACTTCAGTTAAAAGCAAATCCTCCACATACATCTTTTCAACTTTTCGACTACATAACTACCCGCTCTCACTTATTTGCGATTGCTTTACACCAAGAACTTGGCTATCCTATAGAGCTTATGTGGAATCAGGAATTTAGATTTAAAGATGAAAGCGCACCAAGAGTTATGCTTATTCATGCATACTGCGTGTTACCGAATCATCAATGGTTGGATGCAAGAGGCTACGTGACGCACGAACGAATTGTACAAGAAAAGCCACATCAGCACGCTTACTACGAACGTGTGTCTAGTAAGCAAATTGAAGAATTAACGAATCTTGGTCGACTTTGTAAAGAAGAAATGCTTGAGATTGACAGTTTAAGAAATTTTATTAAAGAGCATGTACACGTCTACTCATAAGCTATATAGGCAC from Bacillus sp. 1780r2a1 encodes the following:
- a CDS encoding SMI1/KNR4 family protein, with the translated sequence MTKMLSVNPKVSLQGIKQFEQEYEVTLPKQYVDFLLEYNGGFPQESNFKISDDEGESIVNKFYGIGDMKSNLGKVFEVLEGEIPEDFISIGNDPGGNEILLGVSGEYQGKVYFWIHDIEPEDEMDNMFILADSFTGFFNNLYESE
- a CDS encoding HNH endonuclease, producing MPKRAPAGPAFAQQTVRETLQNVKQQAMQMITPIYNPKVKRYQDPETGRFVTNPNVERVEKPVGVEKKGKEVERVRNVESVQDVSKGTVKGNKLKIEDFTKEILETKPMNSPIPEKWYKKGGSIFIENNGTWTYTNKSGTSVSYPNGYPDFTPFMHPNVKPVKIEVHSPKNNPKDFENANKAARLTKDTDPPIIDIRKPPDGYTWHHHEDGKTMMLVDEDIHREFRHIGGQSKVNGKNK
- a CDS encoding T7SS effector LXG polymorphic toxin, which produces MGKIYDAKGISTFSKEREKAYKNLEDQLQTLHKALAAVSKLDDSLQGKGADNIKKFYEYQVDNAKCWIDLVQMTKSYFSALYVKAEDANLAGNTVVDLSFLEHDLKQSVSQAKELVAQQREDLQTILHKVDDLVSLSAFSAEDFNDSIDKAEKKRDETVEAVEKLDAEWLEGYRQMESNYLLTQAATNSLHGATTQGGQAYPVLFDQKAYHASELYKVQKEASEYATNYVTYHEEMKNVHELKKEAERQAVEEANKKWYEKTWDTVSTFTGEVTGYYDYKRAAEGVDPVTGRELSTSERVAAGAMAAAGFIPVVGWAGRAAKGGKAIYVTAKGVNAADHALDAYKTSKSFKALEQAEKGLYGLVAANGMYEFTTGKDMFGNAISEEQRQNSLFQSLGIAGAGALSTRYAANMGQAVVTKGTEKLTQMRNTLRTSAVANVTKQAYHSVKTAPASWTQSLHKTYTSILDSTMPRFMPELAPAGPALAQQTVRETLQNVKQQAMQMITPIYNPKVKRYQDPGTGRFVANPNVERVEKPVGVEKKGKEVELVRNVESVQDVSKGTGNGITKDEYKNLRKKTPSNDVRKMVNPDGPKVDPVYGYEVDKFEADHIVSMKEITEMDGFSRLTREQQIEILNLKDNFVGLGKSSNASKGAHSWADWKGHSKMGEVPVNVRMEMLEKEKQARESLKIAIEERLKK
- a CDS encoding GNAT family N-acetyltransferase — translated: MNIPTLDTKRLTLRESKESDAVHMLRYLSDPVVMKHMGLEPFQTIDDVKSELSWYRNIVNEGTGMRWGITLKEEGVIIGSCGFLDYESSHERASVGYELHQEYWRQGIAAEAMKAVIEYGFSNWKLHRIQALIEPENISSQKLVEKLGFHQEGLLREYEHTCGKFDDLYMYSLLKREWKERRAD
- a CDS encoding YwqI/YxiC family protein, with product MTSIKLNYEDVMQKLEDVETAIQKLSLPGNSDVGDNNLSTTNEWKSQEEELGKLLKTYITALEKSVQDTKANVKLLKEQDEAIVRS
- a CDS encoding DUF5082 domain-containing protein yields the protein MGFEQMLQNFSSTISGNVADAEEKIQRLKTAKTEIENEKTRSLVEIKEVKEPDLGDHWKGDISTDFDDNRKQAYNEINDIITNDYDDYINAINHKITWYEAQKGFYSGVSYLVNEAESLLNKGEDAVADLENKISEIRRKL
- a CDS encoding PH domain-containing protein, with product MKFRSHIDRFFGMLITTSLATLGVVFFLPLFLDSETILLDIIISIALFLACGGVMLWSSFFATYELHSDYLIVKGGVFKIRIPYEEITKIAPTRNIFTGYKVLASKDAIEIFYTSSLLGSVKISPAKRDLFLSELKARCNSSSFKF
- a CDS encoding AHH domain-containing protein, with protein sequence MDNANRLIPGTPGNPTSGDPTKLGKNLLESMGLPRSTSWKGYQAQHIIPSQLNKHPVIKKIGMEMNDSTNGIFLPIPSDDVSSLSRHRGFHSVYNNVVRKQLDKMDVNQGIAVLEKQVYELQQKLKKGVENGLPLYKTKINNIEEFYKNGKNKNLPIWNRGGGATEELWERWLSK
- a CDS encoding cytoplasmic protein, which codes for MKFGENTQLVEEVMDFIRNNKMFNKNNFHVNNLEVINDFSEAQNLAWSQDSSEVDILWEYVKSQEAESIVEKVYNLDLVTQQDDLYDFFSDHDNYSNDFLPFDYIDINEEVEGDLTMCALNRLVNGKTDNFYEKIFEVYKQGGWPCGWKGTYPIGEIIVYVP
- a CDS encoding aminoglycoside 6-adenylyltransferase, which translates into the protein MRSKEEVMNLILSYAKNDGRVRAVGMCGSRVNPKAPRDHFQDYDIVFIVSEMESFLSDPTWVDYFGERFLTQMPEQTTLFPPSLGGKFSYLMLFQDYTRIDLTLCPLSLKEDWNRGDEGISTILLDKDDLFRAPQLLSDKQYHLQMPTEANFLDCCNEFWWVCTYVVKGLCRNEFLYAVDHLTFHTRTELLRMMSWRIGTERGFTFSLGKNNKYLPNYLEKHEFLELQSTYDVSTNEKIWHALQASQTMFIRESTKVAKALDFQINEQEVANSLTYTREHKRVYA
- a CDS encoding GNAT family N-acetyltransferase, whose product is MKVRSLQDHDVKELIPLMEQLGYPTNFEDLQVRLSAIQASSDYHTLIAEIDGEVAGMAGLCKSYFYEYDGSYTRIVAFVVHEKFRRKAVGKMLIKEAERWAKSQGCMAIGLNSGNRDERLAAHLFYQKMGYQPKSTGFIKEIR
- a CDS encoding GNAT family N-acetyltransferase, which translates into the protein MTKTIDLQVVDNVADYISNLSELLVTCVEGGASIGFLPPLSNDQANMYWSGVNQNDTVLLIAASEGKVVGTVQLYLERKENGKHRAEVGKLMTHPGFRRKGIGRLLMEKVEAQAKKHGISLLVLDTREGDPSNELYQAMGYTKAGIIPNYALSANGNLDATVFYYKLV
- a CDS encoding alpha/beta hydrolase; this translates as MERIIYHMEVDGHLLEYSVVGTGTPILLFHGGHSNCREELGYERLVKSGFSIITPSRPGYGATSKELGDTLELASRRYGKMLDQLHIKKVHIIAVSAGGPSGISFASMYPDRTNSLILQSAITKEWLSKRSLNYKLAKLAFHPLTEKWTWKLVARLSNRYVQFMFKQFVPSFSKLSVEEVMKEMKDSDLEAFQRMNNRYRSGEGFILDLQHTSKRFNHLLTTVQSPTLILHSLNDQAVSLEHAHHAKKSIPTSTLCLLDNWGHLLWIGKDAEDIHNQVEAFMKKHDLVNGHVTL